One region of Streptomyces capillispiralis genomic DNA includes:
- a CDS encoding acylphosphatase, translating to MSEEVRLVAWVRGHVQGVGFRWFTRAKALEIGGLSGFALNLGDGRVQVVAEGSRERCEGLLGWLQAGDTPGRVDGVTEIWDTPRGGYDGFAVR from the coding sequence ATGAGCGAGGAAGTGCGACTGGTCGCCTGGGTCCGAGGACACGTCCAGGGTGTGGGTTTCCGCTGGTTCACGCGGGCCAAGGCGCTGGAGATCGGCGGCCTGAGTGGTTTTGCTCTCAATCTGGGCGACGGCCGGGTCCAGGTGGTCGCCGAGGGCTCCCGCGAACGCTGCGAAGGACTGCTCGGCTGGCTCCAGGCCGGCGACACGCCCGGGCGCGTGGACGGAGTCACCGAGATCTGGGACACACCGCGCGGCGGCTACGACGGCTTCGCCGTCCGCTGA